The following are encoded in a window of Phaseolus vulgaris cultivar G19833 chromosome 3, P. vulgaris v2.0, whole genome shotgun sequence genomic DNA:
- the LOC137807513 gene encoding uncharacterized protein At1g15400 produces MTEFQRSVTSFRRQGSSGLVWDDKFIAGLENQNQNQEAKANNQSPQGQRELQGPGSTARLERSRSDGARPYRTVNVAPASIDPPSPKLATCGFCSLFRKPVPAKPTKSKRPR; encoded by the coding sequence ATGACTGAGTTTCAGAGGTCTGTAACATCATTTAGAAGACAAGGATCTTCAGGGTTGGTGTGGGATGACAAGTTCATCGCAGGCCTTGAGAACCAGAATCAGAACCAAGAAGCTAAGGCAAATAATCAGAGCCCACAAGGTCAAAGGGAGCTGCAGGGTCCTGGATCAACTGCCAGGTTGGAGCGGAGCAGATCAGATGGAGCACGCCCTTATCGGACGGTCAACGTTGCACCAGCATCCATCGACCCACCTTCTCCCAAGCTAGCAACCTGTGGCTTTTGCTCTCTCTTTCGGAAACCAGTTCCTGCCAAACCCACTAAATCTAAAAGACCTAGGTGA